Genomic segment of Paenalkalicoccus suaedae:
AGACGTACTCTATTACTGTATAGGCGTTACCGTAAGACAAATAGCGAAAGGTTTTATTATCTGCTTTAAGCCATGGTCCTAAAAACAGTAAAAGTTCCGGGCCAGAATAGGAAGACATAATTAAAAAAACGGCTTTCCAACTGTCTGATTTCCACTCTAATGGAATAAGAGGATACAAATCACTTAGTTGAGCAATAGGGGGAAGGAAGAAAAAAACGAAAAGTATAATGATCCAAAATGAACATAAAAAAGAAATAACAACAAAACGAATAGTAGGTTCCATGCCCTTACCCGCGACATAAAAGCTGAACAACAGAATAAATAAGATAATGAAATTCGTATCTGTAGTTGGAAGAATAAATGTTTGAATAATTTCGCTGTAACCTAACGTTATGACGGAAAGCTTAAGGAATAAAAAAAACAAGCCGATAAAAGTGAGAAGCCGCACCAATCCCTTTCCAAACAGTCGGACAAAACCACTATAGCCCTCTCGTGATACAGGCGATAACAGCCACTTAGATATAAACAGAAGGTTTAGTTGAGACAGTCCCCCTAATGCTATAATTACCCAAATCATATGTGGATAGATTAAAATACCTGGCATAATCAGAAAGAAATATAGCATTTGAAAGCGATTTACCAGCAACATCGCATAGAATCCATTGTAGCTTTCGTTCTTCTCAAATAATTGCTGGGTTGCCATTGAGTCATCTCCTTGTTTTATATCTCTTCAATTTTTGAGGTTTTAGATGCTCAGGACGCTCCAACATTTTAAAGAATGGTCCTCGAATGAATAAATCATTCCAATCCTTTCTATAAAATGGGGAAACGGGTGAAAAATATGGTTGTTTGATTGAAGACAAGCTATTTAGGTGTGCTAATATTGCTACACTTCCTAATATGATCCCAAACAAGCCGAAAAGAGAAGATAAAATAAGTAATATTAATTGGATTAATGGATTTGCCTTTGTCATAAGGTAGTTAGGAATAAGAAAAGAAGCAACTGTCGAGATCCCAACCATAACAATTAATACATTACTAGCGAAGCCCGCTTCAACAGCTGCTTGACCAATTACAATACCTCCAATAACCCCAAGTGTTAGACCTGTCTTGGTAGGCATCCTTAAACTTGCTTCCTTTAAGATTTCGATAAAAATTAACATGATAAATGCTTCCCAAAAAGGAGTGAAGGGAAGCTGGCTCCGCGAGTCAACCAAGATCAGAAGAGTTTGAATAGGAATCATTTGATAGTGATGCGTGGTTAATGCAACATAGAAAGGAATTAATGTGACCGATAAAATGAAGCAAACATATCGCATAAGTCGCAAAAAACTGGCAACTACCCAGCGATTAATATAGTCCTCAGGTGACTGGAATAAATGAAAAAAGGTAATAGGTGCAACAAGAGCAAATGGTGTATTGTCAATTAAAAGAGTGATCTTACCTAATCCTAGTGAATAAGTAACGACATCAGGTCGATCTGTTTGCTGGAATTGAGGAAAAATACTGTTTTGATGTTTTTCTAAAAATGCTGCAACTTGAGAGGAGTCTAAGAAAAGGTCAAAATTAATTTCAGAAATTTTTTCTTTGATTGTAGTTACAAAATCTGGGTTAGTAACCCCATCTATGTACATTAAAACAACATTTGTCTTACTCATAGTACCGAGAGAAAACTTCTCCGTTTTTAGTTCTTGAATGGGGAGTCGTCTTCTGATAAGTGTTATATTCTCTTCTATTTGTTCAGTAAAGCTGTCTTTTGCTCCATACAAGATGGTCTCTGTTTCGGAAGTTTCAATGGCTCGTCCAATAGGGTTCTTTAATGGCACAGCAAACCAAAGGTTTTGGGAAGAATCAACTAACAAAATGCATCCTGAGAACAATTGGCTTTTGGCTTCTTTCAGGACTGGAATGGAAATAGTGGAGGAGTTGACAAGGCAATCTTGAATAGATGCTTTCGAACAATTTGTTAAAGGATCGATAATGGTCTCATTTAATTTCTCTTGATCAATGAGAGTTCGAATATAAACAAGATGAATGATACGATTATTTGAACAATTCATCTCTAGAAATTCTGCATCATCGATTTGCTCAAGGCTTTTTTTCAGAGATTCCATGGATAATTCTGATTCCATTGTTGATGGAGTAACCAGATTATCTTCGCTTTGTTTTTCTTCACTCCGTCTTTCGTGGCTCTCCCTTTTTTTCCAAAACATGTGCATCTCACCCCCTATTTTTGAGAAGAGCATTTTTTTATTCAGTTCTTTAAAATGCCATATTGATACATATTATTAGCAAAAAAATTTAAGATTATACAATACATACATGGTGTATCTCAAAGTCTGGTGGGATTGGTACAGATGGTATCGTCGCTAGTAACTTGAGAAAAAAATAGTCGTTAATCTGTAAAAAAACGCCTTAGTAAAGGGCGTTTTTTTATTGATAGAAAAATAGATGTAATTCGAATTGAGTGAAATTAACGGTCTGTTATATCCATGCCTGATTTTCGGCGGCAATTATTTTTAGTCTCCTTATAATAGAGATTAGAATAAGTGAGAATTGAGGTGTTTAGATGATGGAGGATCGTAAGAAGGAATTTTATGAAGCGCTAATCGAGAAAGATTCATCGTACGAAGGGTTATTTTTTGTTGGTGTAAAGAGCACGGGTATCTTTTGCCGTCCAACATGCCCGGCAAGAAAACCTAAATTGGAGAACTGTGAGTTTTATCATACGGCCGAGGAGGCACTTTTGGCTTCATTTCGTCCATGTAAAAGGTGCTTACCGCTCTCCCATCCAAATCAGGTTTCTACGCTTATACAGACATTAGTTAAGGCAGTTGAAGAAAATCCAGAGAAAAAATGGAGAGAGAAGGATTTTCGTGAATTGTCTATTGATGAATCAACAGCCCGCCGACAGTTCAAAAAACGTTTTGGCATGACATTTGTCCAATATGCACGTGCTAGAAGAATGGGCATCGCGATGAAGGAAATTAGATCTGGCAAAGGAATGATTGATGCTCAATTGTCCACAGGCTATGAATCAAGTAGCGGTTTCAGAGATGCTTTTTCAAAAATCATGGGAGATGCTACTGCGTCAGCTAAGGAAAATCACGTGCTAAAAGCCTCCTGGATTGATACGAGGGTTGGTCCGATGATTGCTATAGCGGATGAGGATGCACTATACCTTGTTGAGTTTGTAGATCGACGTGGTCTCGAAAAAGAGATTGAAGTACTAAGGAAAAAAACGGTATCAGCCATCATTCCGGGAAAGACAAAAACCATTGAATCAATTGAAAGAGAGCTGGAGCTTTATTTTGAAGGTAAGAGTACTGAATTTAACACGCCGATTAAGCTCATCGGAACACCATTTCAGCAAATGGTATGGGATAAGCTAAAAGAAATTCCAGCAGGGGAAACTCGTTCCTACTCAGACATTGCCCGAGAAATTGGAAAACCAACTGCTGTTCGAGCGGTTGCAAGGGCCAATGGTGCGAACCAACTCGCGCTCGTTATCCCCTGCCATCGAGTAATTCTTAGTGATGGTTCAATAGGCGGATATGGGGGAGGGAGTGCAAGAAAGAAATGGCTAATTGATCTTGAGCGAGAGAACCATTTTAAGAGCAAATAAGTCATTGATATTAAAAAGATAGAGCAGGAAGTTTAGTTTCTTTTCACTCTAGATCTTGAAAAGTATCGGTTATCCGAAGGCAATTAAAATTGTTGTTTTTGAAGTCACCACTTGCTGGTTAGAAGGATAATTCTTGTGAGGCTATCGGAAGTACCTATTACAAGAAATTAAAGTTTATAGGGTGTTTTTTATATTAAGTCCAAATGAATCCTTCTACTCCCTTTTAGAGAGAAAAGTCTTTTGGGAAACGTTTGAACAACCAGTTAATTTCCTGTATTGTTAGTAATTGTACGGTCGTAAACGAGTCTATTAATCTGTAAATGGTGCAAGTATGAAGATCTATTCGCTTTAGAAACATGCACGAAGTTTATTTATTTTAGAAGTGTTGATAAGAAAGATACTTATTAAGTAGGGGAGAGATACACAATGAAAAAAACAAACTTAGGGGTTACAACTCTTGTAGGAGCATTCGCAATAACGGCAGCTTACATAAACCTCACAGGAGAGGAGAACTCATTCACGAGTGCACCTGACGAACCTCTAGTGGCTTCACAAACACATGAAGGGGATGCTCAAATAGAGCGACCTCAACCAATAGCATTAGAGGAGTTAAATATGGAGGTTACGATCCCACTGCATTTACATGAGAATGAAGTTGCTACGGATGGCGCAGAATCAATCCTTTCACAAGATGGTGTTACATCAAGTCAATCTAATAACCAGGAGTCCGTTACGGCATTTTATATGACGACGGAAGGTAATGAAATAACGGTGGTTGAAATACAAGAGGCAATAACAATCGAGGAAATTGCATCTTGGTATGAAGAGGGTGACGTTACTTTCTTTGATGTAGAAGGATATGATGCCTTATATGACAATGGACACGGGAAGGTCATCCATATTACAACTGGTGAGAAGATCTATACTATTGGAGGAACAAAAGTTTCGGACGATGTCTTGTATGATATTGCGAATCAGATTGAGTTTTAATTTAGGTGTTAGGGATTATGTAGAGACTCCTCTTACTTGGTAAGGGGAGTTTTCTTATGTTCAATATTAATTTTTGTGTTTTCTTTGTATTTTATAAAGCATGGCAATGTTCAACATAATAGTAATAATATAAGTCACCTTTGGCGGTTATGGTCTATAAGTATGTCTTTCTTGAAGCACTACCTTAAGTCAGGCCGCCCAGTGGATACTGACAGTATGTTCGAAGACGCGTGAAGACATCTTTAGAAATGCTTTTCCATCGCTCGAGAACAGGTGAAACTAAACTCCGATTACGTCGTATTGTATAATGAGCTACAACATATAAAAGCTATGAGAAGAGAGGTAGGTTAAAATTTGCAGTATGATTTTTGCTATGATGTGCCAACAAGAGTTACTTCTAACTTGGAGATTGATGTTTTAAATGCTGATGGAAAGGTAGTCTATTCTTTAGAAAAGTATTATAAGAATATTTGGCAAAAACTTTTAGCCTTACACTTCACTACGTGGTTTATCAATATCTCCATAAAAAATACAAGTGGTTTTTCACTTGCTAAGGCTGAGGATATTGGAGTAGTGAAACGGAAGTGGTCTTTAATTGACTCGACTTATGCAGAGGGCATACTTCTAACTGACACTAGTAAATTTAAAATGACGGAAAGATTATTAGAATTTAAGTCAAATGGACATACATACATAATCTCTAAAAAAGCCAATACTACACAAACAATGCTATATGAAGACTCAGAGCTTATTGTAAAGATGGAGGAAAGTGGGAAACTACCTCCTAGAAAGAACTATATTACTTTTGTGCAAGAAAGTAGATTACCAGAACCAGCAGTAATATGTATACTACATTTGTTTGAAATCGGAATATAAAACAAGCTATAGGAGAACCTATCATGCTCAACAACCGTCTAGCATTCAACGAAAACGTACTAAACTACGACAAATGGAGACCGACGTATTGTAGCGAAATGTTCAAAGACATTCTCGCATTTTCTCAAATCGATAAAGGCAGTAAGGTGATGGAGGTTGGCATTGGAACAGGGCAGGCAACTAGGCCATTTTTAGAGGTGGGCTGCGATGTTACGGCGGTGGAGATTGGCGCGGATCTTGCGGAGTACGCCAGAGCGAAGTATCGAGAATATAGCAATCTTTCCGTTGAGCAAGTCGCGTTTGAAGATGCCTCATACCCAGCCGAGAGTATCGATTTACTCTATTCAGCCACGGCCTTTCATTGGATCCCAGAAGACATTGGTTATTCGAAGGCTGCTTCATTATTAAAGCCAAATGGGACGTTGGCGTTGTTTTGGAACCGACCATTTGTGAGCCGACCAGATGATGACGTACATCAAGCCATTAGGCGAATCTATCAGACGTACAGACCAACGACGGAGCAACTGGTTGAGCACGATACGGAGAAATATGAGGCAAGAGTGCAAGCGATTGAAGCTTATGGATTCAAGGACGTCACGTGCAAACTCTACCATAGGACGCGTGTGTTTTGAGCAGATGACTACACCTCGCTTCTTAACACATATTCCGATCATAGCCGCATGCCGAGTGATACGAGATTGCTATTAGAAAATGATGTGAGGAAAGCAATTTTTGAGGCCGGTGATCGTCTGAACGTCTACGATACGATTGATTTGTATTTGGCAAGAAAGTGATTCTACTGTCTCGAAGGTTAACGGAGCACATACTAAGCAAACAAACAGACCGTTTAGCCTTCTCGTAACTGAGAGGATAAGCGGTCTGTTTTAATAATGTATTTAACAATTTTTAATTAGGGTATGGTCCCTAAGGTCAGCTAAAATTCTTAGTTACCTTCTTTTTTCGCTAACTTGACGAGTACGTGAGCCATTTGGTGTTTTTCATCATCGTCACTGACTTTCCACATCTCTTGAAGTAACTTTTCTTCTGTATTTCTAGGAGCTTCGTGATTCTTCAGATACTCAGCGACGCGCTCTGCACCTTTAGCTAGCTGATCCTCGCTTAGTCCGAGCTTCTCGCCCTTACTAATCTTATCGTTTAAGTAGTTTTGGAACTCATCAAAGCTACTTAAAATCTCATCCTTTTTGTCTGACGACATATTATCTAGCTTTTCTTCTGCTTGCTTCTTTACGTCTGCCACATGAATCACTCCTCAGTAAGATTATATGACTCACCTTCCCTTGCATGAAAATAGTAAACATACCATACATATTTACTAATTTCATTATCCGAAAGCTGAGTAACTATCATGAAATATAACGTGCAGGAATTATCATAGGGATGTTGGTCATAAGTAGGGACAAACAAAATTTAAAGTTCTCAAACTAATAAAAGTCAAAATATTTGCAAATTTAATCAAAAAAGTTATATGTAAACGCTTGCAGTAATAGGTAAAATGAAATCTAGGTACTCCTATGTATGTCTTGTCAAATTAAAACTCAATGAATGGAAGTGGGGGCGATAAAGCAAAAAAGTAGATGGACAAAACGAATAACACACTGTCAAAAATTTTTTGAGGAGGAGAATCGTTCGTGAAACAAGCATTTAATCCCATATTATGGAGTAGGAAAGGGCGGTTTTAAATGACATGTACTACTATAAATTATAAAAAGATTATTAGGGTTATCGTTATTACGTTTCTGTTAGCGGGATTGTTTACCTATGTCGTACCAAATGATGCACAAGCCAATGACCATACTAAAACAATTGTCATTGATGGACATGACGTGGATGAATATAATCGCTTTAAAGGTTTTGGGACGGTGTCTGGTAATAACACATCTCGTTTAATGCTAGATTATAAGGAAGAAGATCCAGATGCTTATTGGGAAATAATGAATCAGTTGTTTAATCCTCAAACAGGAGCTGGACTCACTCACGTAAAAGTAGAGTTTGGTGCAGATATAGATTCCTCTTCAGGTACAGAGCCAGCAACGATGCGCTATCCGGATGAACCGGCGAATGTACTCAGAGGAGCTGGTTTTCAGTTCGCTGCAGATGCAAAATCAATTAACCCAACTATTACAACGGAGATTTTACGATGGGGGGAGCCAAGGTGGACTTGGAATGGTGCTGCAAATCAGGACTATGAGGCTCGCTACCAGTGGTATAAACAGACCATTGATGCCGTCTATGAAGAATATGGATTCAGATTAGACTACGTGGGGATTTCCCAAAATGAACGAGCACAGAACGACAACGGAAAAAA
This window contains:
- a CDS encoding GerAB/ArcD/ProY family transporter, whose protein sequence is MATQQLFEKNESYNGFYAMLLVNRFQMLYFFLIMPGILIYPHMIWVIIALGGLSQLNLLFISKWLLSPVSREGYSGFVRLFGKGLVRLLTFIGLFFLFLKLSVITLGYSEIIQTFILPTTDTNFIILFILLFSFYVAGKGMEPTIRFVVISFLCSFWIIILFVFFFLPPIAQLSDLYPLIPLEWKSDSWKAVFLIMSSYSGPELLLFLGPWLKADNKTFRYLSYGNAYTVIEYVFLFIASLLYFGSTYLSKSRYPIVDMARYFQNPVFERTDMILLSFELFNIVFAVSLFLLLFYGASKIVLSKMKKPSSGKGLLFSVILIYIGMVIVNELFWKSWETQIFLLHIQIIAGCITYFLLPLVIVIMMKKRGGNKYAPT
- a CDS encoding spore germination protein; protein product: MFWKKRESHERRSEEKQSEDNLVTPSTMESELSMESLKKSLEQIDDAEFLEMNCSNNRIIHLVYIRTLIDQEKLNETIIDPLTNCSKASIQDCLVNSSTISIPVLKEAKSQLFSGCILLVDSSQNLWFAVPLKNPIGRAIETSETETILYGAKDSFTEQIEENITLIRRRLPIQELKTEKFSLGTMSKTNVVLMYIDGVTNPDFVTTIKEKISEINFDLFLDSSQVAAFLEKHQNSIFPQFQQTDRPDVVTYSLGLGKITLLIDNTPFALVAPITFFHLFQSPEDYINRWVVASFLRLMRYVCFILSVTLIPFYVALTTHHYQMIPIQTLLILVDSRSQLPFTPFWEAFIMLIFIEILKEASLRMPTKTGLTLGVIGGIVIGQAAVEAGFASNVLIVMVGISTVASFLIPNYLMTKANPLIQLILLILSSLFGLFGIILGSVAILAHLNSLSSIKQPYFSPVSPFYRKDWNDLFIRGPFFKMLERPEHLKPQKLKRYKTRR
- a CDS encoding bifunctional transcriptional activator/DNA repair enzyme AdaA; protein product: MMEDRKKEFYEALIEKDSSYEGLFFVGVKSTGIFCRPTCPARKPKLENCEFYHTAEEALLASFRPCKRCLPLSHPNQVSTLIQTLVKAVEENPEKKWREKDFRELSIDESTARRQFKKRFGMTFVQYARARRMGIAMKEIRSGKGMIDAQLSTGYESSSGFRDAFSKIMGDATASAKENHVLKASWIDTRVGPMIAIADEDALYLVEFVDRRGLEKEIEVLRKKTVSAIIPGKTKTIESIERELELYFEGKSTEFNTPIKLIGTPFQQMVWDKLKEIPAGETRSYSDIAREIGKPTAVRAVARANGANQLALVIPCHRVILSDGSIGGYGGGSARKKWLIDLERENHFKSK
- a CDS encoding tubby C-terminal domain-like protein; this encodes MPTRVTSNLEIDVLNADGKVVYSLEKYYKNIWQKLLALHFTTWFINISIKNTSGFSLAKAEDIGVVKRKWSLIDSTYAEGILLTDTSKFKMTERLLEFKSNGHTYIISKKANTTQTMLYEDSELIVKMEESGKLPPRKNYITFVQESRLPEPAVICILHLFEIGI
- a CDS encoding class I SAM-dependent methyltransferase, giving the protein MLNNRLAFNENVLNYDKWRPTYCSEMFKDILAFSQIDKGSKVMEVGIGTGQATRPFLEVGCDVTAVEIGADLAEYARAKYREYSNLSVEQVAFEDASYPAESIDLLYSATAFHWIPEDIGYSKAASLLKPNGTLALFWNRPFVSRPDDDVHQAIRRIYQTYRPTTEQLVEHDTEKYEARVQAIEAYGFKDVTCKLYHRTRVF
- a CDS encoding DUF3243 domain-containing protein; protein product: MSSDKKDEILSSFDEFQNYLNDKISKGEKLGLSEDQLAKGAERVAEYLKNHEAPRNTEEKLLQEMWKVSDDDEKHQMAHVLVKLAKKEGN